One stretch of Armigeres subalbatus isolate Guangzhou_Male chromosome 2, GZ_Asu_2, whole genome shotgun sequence DNA includes these proteins:
- the LOC134209611 gene encoding uncharacterized protein LOC134209611 — MVFWTDSRTALAWIMADPRSYRQFVSFRVGEILEHTTASEWRWVPSKSNPADEATKWGSGPYFDPNSKWFHGPDFLRLPEEEWPHPKEPVMVTTEEMRASILHHCSFEPVIDFDRFSSWDRLLRATAFALRFVRNTTKMHPKYTGQLQQSELRAAETTICKLVQYDSYPDEIAALSNKVPNETGQEAIGKHSSIYRLMPIMDDNGLLRERGRIGAAADIGYNVCHPIILPRNHHITELLVRRYHERYRHGNTETVVNEIRQLYSISRLRVDYFGPLLVKLGRSNVKRWVALFTCLTVRAVHLEVAYTLSTESCISCVRRFVGRRGPPAEFFSDNGTNFQGADRVLRHQISQGLSDTFTSTNTKWNFIPPGAPHMGGAWERLVKSVKPP; from the exons ATGGTGTTTTGGACGGATTCCAGAACAGCCCTGGCCTGGATCATGGCTGACCCTAGGAGCTACCGACAATTCGTGTCCTTCAGAGTAGGAGAGATTCTGGAGCACACCACGGCAAGCGAATGGCGATGGGTGCCATCAAAGTCAAACCCAGCAGATGAAGCGACTAAATGGGGCAGCGGTCCGTACTTCGACCCAAACAGTAAGTGGTTCCATGGTCCGGACTTCCTGCGCCTACCGGAGGAAGAGTGGCCTCATCCAAAAGAGCCGGTGATGGTTACTACCGAGGAGATGCGGGCATCGATTCTGCACCACTGTTCATTCGAGCCGGTGATTGACTTCGACCGATTCTCTTCTTGGGATCGGCTACTACGAGCAACCGCATTCGCTCTCCGATTCGTACGCAATACGACCAAGATGCACCCGAAATACACAGGACAACTTCAGCAGTCTGAACTTCGAGCAGCAGAAACTACGATATGCAAGCTAGTGCAGTACGACTCCTACCCTGATGAGATCGCTGCACTGTCCAACAAGGTACCGAACGAAACCGGGCAGGAGGCTATCGGGAAACACAGCTCCATCTACCGATTAATGCCGATTATGGACGACAACGGGTTGCTACGTGAACGTGGCCGGATCGGAGCAGCTGCAGACATCGGCTACAACGTGTGTCATCCAATTATACTGCCGAGAAATCATCATATCACGGAACTTCTCGTTCGTCGATACCATGAGCGATACCGTCATGGAAATACAGAAACGGTGGTTAACGAGATCCGCCAGCTGTACAGCATTTCAAGACTGCG GGTGGACTATTTCGGGCCGCTGCTGGTCAAGCTGGGAAGATCAAACGTCAAACGCTGGGTCGCATTGTTCACCTGTTTAACAGTACGTGCCGTCCATCTCGAAGTCGCGTACACACTGTCAACCGAATCCTGTATTTCCTGCGTCCGCCGATTCGTGGGTCGCCGAGGCCCACCCGCCGAATTCTTCAGTGACAACGGAACAAACTTCCAAGGCGCTGACCGAGTGCTGCGACATCAGATTAGCCAGGGACTGTCCGACACCTTCACTAGTACCAATACTAAATGGAACTTCATTCCGCCAGGAGCACCGCACATGGGAGGAGCATGGGAACGCCTGGTGAAGTCAGTAAAACCGCCATGA
- the LOC134209613 gene encoding uncharacterized protein LOC134209613, producing MTEAYSEEKLDDEGLQTLVVEAERMVNSRPLTYLPLESEEAEALTPNHFLVLSSSGVIQRRDQRSNDTVWVQPSELVRREILGRSWELIQRQLDVFWRRWLVEYLPVIRRQPKWFDETRSLEPGDLVMVAEPTKRNGWERGRIIRMISNPDGRHRQAVVQIGQKSVVRPVSRLALLDLKDHRETPENFGPHPGETVNAEAVKLATLPNTESEGHSSAVKAPRQLPKRRVDAGGMTSLV from the coding sequence ATGACCGAGGCGTACTCCGAGGAGAAACTCGATGACGAGGGGCTGCAGACACTGGTCGTGGAGGCTGAACGTATGGTGAACTCGAGGCCTCTGACGTATCTGCCGCTAGAGTCTGAGGAGGCGGAGGCACTTACACCGAATCACTTTTTGGTGTTGAGCTCAAGCGGGGTGATACAACGAAGAGATCAACGAAGCAACGATACAGTCTGGGTTCAGCCAAGTGAACTAGTCCGCCGAGAAATCCTGGGGAGATCCTGGGAACTAATCCAGCGTCAGCTGGATGTTTTCTGGAGACGTTGGTTGGTCGAATATTTGCCGGTGATTCGCCGACAGCCGAAGTGGTTCGACGAAACTCGTTCGCTAGAACCAGGAGATCTGGTGATGGTCGCAGAACCGACGAAGCGAAACGGATGGGAACGAGGACGAATCATTCGCATGATCTCGAATCCGGATGGTCGACATCGTCAGGCCGTCGTACAGATTGGACAAAAGAGCGTGGTGCGGCCGGTCTCAAGGTTAGCCCTGCTTGACCTCAAGGATCATCGTGAGACTCCGGAGAACTTCGGACCACACCCGGGGGAGACTGTTAACGCAGAAGCCGTCAAGCTGGCAACCTTGCCCAACACCGAATCTGAAGGGCACTCGTCAGCTGTCAAAGCGCCACGTCAGCTGCCGAAGCGCCGCGTCGACGCTGGTGGAATGACATCGCTCGTTTGA